The Triticum aestivum cultivar Chinese Spring chromosome 3A, IWGSC CS RefSeq v2.1, whole genome shotgun sequence genome includes a region encoding these proteins:
- the LOC123062083 gene encoding protein E6, whose protein sequence is MAASASRLCLLAIAFLLAVAAPRVDAWGGRFFFSKMTRPGAVVEADKAADTATVATEALDTNSAPAAFPRPSSNRGYGLYGRPEENEKYPPAYFRRGVHRDAEKLTTTNVVPTTEPRHREEAAVPAQEEQSSGEEEPAFPADGSGRGRPLSYMRHGGKHERDYYGMSDTRLYQNGRYYYDVETDKYGYGYESNPVRTARPEPEDNGSGYGRPGRERRYGDAAVYENDNDNGVTEKQSDDGGVQENQNGQYNP, encoded by the coding sequence ATGGCTGCCTCTGCTTCCCGCCTCTGCCTTCTCGCCATCGCgttcctcctcgccgtcgccgcacCTCGCGTGGACGCGTGGGGCGGCCGCTTCTTCTTCAGCAAGATGACGCGCCCCGGGGCCGTCGTCGAGGCCGACAAGGCGGCGGACACGGCCACCGTGGCGACGGAGGCGCTCGACACCAACAGCGCGCCGGCGGCATTCCCGCGGCCGTCCAGCAACCGCGGCTACGGCCTCTACGGCCGCCCGGAGGAGAACGAGAAGTACCCGCCGGCCTACTTCCGCCGCGGCGTGCACCGCGACGCCGAGAAGCTGACGACCACCAACGTCGTGCCGACGACGGAGCCGCGGCACCGGGAGGAGGCGGCTGTCCCGGCGCAGGAAGAACAATCCTCGGGCGAGGAGGAGCCGGCGTTCCCCGCGGACGGCAGCGGCAGGGGGCGGCCGCTGTCGTACATGCGCCACGGCGGCAAGCACGAGCGCGACTACTACGGGATGAGCGACACGAGGCTGTACCAGAACGGGCGGTACTACTACGACGTGGAGACCGACAAGTACGGCTACGGCTACGAGTCCAACCCGGTGCGGACGGCGCGCCCCGAGCCCGAGGACAACGGCTCCGGGTACGGCCGCCCCGGCCGCGAGCGGAGGTACGGCGACGCGGCCGTATACGAGAACGATAACGACAACGGGGTGACCGAGAAGCAGAGCGACGACGGCGGCGTCCAGGAAAACCAGAACGGGCAGTACAATCCATGA